The following proteins come from a genomic window of Synechococcus sp. BIOS-E4-1:
- a CDS encoding SIMPL domain-containing protein (The SIMPL domain is named for its presence in mouse protein SIMPL (signalling molecule that associates with mouse pelle-like kinase). Bacterial member BP26, from Brucella, was shown to assemble into a channel-like structure, while YggE from E. coli has been associated with resistance to oxidative stress.) translates to MPSELNPPVISLAAAVLLAPAVSLLPPAAKAEIQGPVCRGTLLQLNLQESGESRTVRFRFNLRLEAEGSTTAAALEQLNQRQVRLREELETLVDGRLVIPAPNTYAMPGSQPSRGYRSSTTITGTVGRSNYDPLIQRAGRLPGVRLQGMTSLPSAEGQDRLQHQLLERALERGRRQAEQTAASLGLRRVALLRIDQRSHASVRPAAMAVSAAPRFRPEEAPLPTASLSLALDYCLN, encoded by the coding sequence CCCCCCGTGATCTCTTTGGCAGCAGCAGTGTTGCTCGCTCCAGCCGTCTCGCTGCTGCCGCCAGCGGCCAAAGCTGAGATTCAGGGTCCTGTTTGCCGTGGCACCCTTCTTCAGCTGAATCTGCAGGAGAGCGGTGAAAGCCGTACGGTTCGTTTCCGTTTCAATCTGCGCCTCGAGGCAGAGGGCTCGACGACCGCAGCCGCACTGGAACAACTCAATCAGCGTCAGGTCAGGCTGCGCGAGGAGTTGGAGACCCTTGTTGACGGGCGGCTTGTGATTCCGGCACCCAACACCTATGCCATGCCCGGTTCTCAGCCATCAAGGGGCTATCGGTCTTCAACAACCATCACCGGAACGGTTGGTCGCAGCAACTACGACCCCTTGATCCAGCGCGCCGGCCGTTTGCCGGGTGTCCGTCTCCAGGGCATGACCTCCCTGCCATCTGCCGAGGGGCAGGATCGTTTGCAGCACCAACTGCTTGAGAGGGCTCTTGAGCGCGGTCGCAGGCAGGCCGAGCAGACGGCAGCATCCCTTGGGCTTCGCAGGGTGGCGCTGCTGCGCATCGATCAGCGCAGTCATGCCTCGGTTCGCCCTGCCGCGATGGCGGTCAGTGCGGCGCCACGGTTCAGGCCTGAGGAAGCGCCGCTGCCCACAGCCAGCCTCAGTCTTGCGCTGGATTACTGCCTCAACTGA